A genomic region of Chlorobaculum parvum NCIB 8327 contains the following coding sequences:
- a CDS encoding phosphatidate cytidylyltransferase: MSSLTQSNLFQRVAVAIVGIPLLLWLNIQGGLFFFSLVLALSLMATAEFRRLAVHHAHPVSLLVLLPLTALLQLNFYFRIVDYWEAVLVAVMALQVIELWRTQGSQLMNIGSTLVGLLYVNLCFGSLLRLRLAETTSGMGSGESLVLLLFMCVWAADIFAYFGGRGLGGKIFGRKFFARISPKKTWEGYLVGVAGSVLAAWGCSAFISGCPDGRALPIGLFIGAIGPIGDLMESMFKRDAGVKDSSSLIPGHGGVLDRFDTIMFMAPLLYLFVTYA; the protein is encoded by the coding sequence ATGTCTTCACTGACGCAAAGCAATCTTTTTCAGCGGGTGGCGGTGGCCATCGTAGGCATTCCGCTGCTGCTCTGGCTCAACATCCAGGGCGGGCTTTTTTTCTTTTCGCTGGTGCTCGCGCTCAGTCTCATGGCCACTGCCGAGTTCCGGCGTCTGGCGGTTCACCATGCCCATCCGGTATCGCTTCTCGTGCTGCTGCCGCTGACCGCGCTTCTGCAGCTCAATTTCTATTTCCGCATTGTCGATTACTGGGAGGCGGTGCTGGTCGCCGTCATGGCTCTTCAGGTGATCGAACTTTGGCGAACCCAAGGTTCCCAGTTGATGAATATCGGCTCGACGCTGGTCGGGTTGCTTTACGTCAATCTGTGCTTCGGCTCGCTGCTCCGGCTTCGGCTTGCCGAAACGACCAGCGGCATGGGGAGTGGTGAGTCGCTGGTATTGCTGCTTTTCATGTGCGTCTGGGCGGCTGATATTTTCGCCTATTTCGGAGGCCGGGGGCTTGGTGGAAAGATTTTTGGCCGCAAGTTCTTTGCCCGCATCAGTCCGAAAAAGACCTGGGAAGGGTATCTGGTCGGTGTTGCCGGCAGCGTGCTGGCCGCATGGGGCTGTTCGGCGTTTATCTCCGGCTGTCCTGACGGACGCGCACTGCCGATTGGGTTGTTTATCGGCGCGATTGGCCCGATCGGAGACCTGATGGAGTCGATGTTCAAGCGCGATGCCGGCGTCAAGGACTCGTCGTCGCTCATCCCTGGGCATGGCGGTGTGCTCGACC
- a CDS encoding CPBP family intramembrane glutamic endopeptidase, with amino-acid sequence MSPIDNPNSAVRPTLFKTVLVLVGILAGYLLAGGVLSFLALGGQSLEPVLRGQSAPLLQRMLLAQAIGQILALGLPVLLLASRLSGGTPFGRVNLRWLGVGKGGGLRSALVGGLGMLLLQPFLYSIVEVQVRLLPMLGEIGQALLKSQEQLDRLIRSLAGDTSPASLLGALLVFVLTPSICEELLFRGYIQKSLALNIKPLYAVLFSGLVFALFHLELFNLLPLTLLGWYIGYLYLKTDNLLVPAVAHGANNLAALVLLHLGGGQTGQAGEVVASSPILLWPWWVLVVVSLFIFSLLIRYFPEKPASAHAEKSMPGGRL; translated from the coding sequence ATGAGTCCCATTGACAATCCGAACTCTGCCGTGCGGCCGACGCTGTTCAAGACAGTTCTGGTGTTGGTTGGTATTCTGGCAGGGTACCTGCTGGCTGGTGGCGTATTAAGTTTTCTGGCACTCGGTGGCCAGTCGCTTGAGCCCGTGTTGCGTGGCCAGTCAGCACCGTTGCTGCAACGAATGCTTCTGGCTCAGGCGATCGGTCAGATCCTGGCGCTCGGGCTTCCGGTGCTTCTGCTGGCTAGCCGATTGAGTGGCGGCACTCCGTTCGGGCGGGTCAACCTCCGGTGGCTGGGCGTTGGCAAGGGCGGTGGCTTGCGTTCGGCGCTTGTCGGCGGGCTCGGCATGCTGTTGCTGCAGCCCTTTCTTTACAGTATCGTGGAGGTCCAGGTTCGTTTGTTGCCGATGCTTGGCGAAATCGGGCAGGCGCTGCTGAAGAGCCAGGAGCAGCTCGATCGGCTCATTAGGTCGCTTGCCGGAGATACGTCACCCGCAAGCCTGCTGGGCGCGTTGCTGGTTTTTGTGCTGACGCCTTCGATTTGCGAAGAGCTGTTGTTCAGGGGATACATTCAGAAAAGCCTTGCGCTGAACATCAAGCCTCTTTATGCAGTTCTTTTCAGCGGGCTGGTGTTCGCGCTTTTTCACCTGGAGTTGTTCAATTTGCTGCCGCTGACGTTGCTCGGGTGGTATATCGGGTATCTCTACCTGAAGACGGACAATCTGCTGGTTCCTGCAGTTGCTCATGGCGCCAACAACCTTGCGGCGCTGGTGTTGTTGCATCTGGGCGGCGGGCAGACTGGTCAAGCCGGTGAAGTGGTGGCGTCATCGCCCATTTTGCTGTGGCCGTGGTGGGTGCTGGTTGTGGTGTCGCTGTTTATTTTTTCGTTGCTGATCCGCTATTTTCCTGAAAAACCGGCATCCGCACATGCCGAAAAATCAATGCCCGGCGGGCGTTTATGA
- a CDS encoding NAD-dependent epimerase has protein sequence MKILVTGTAGFIGFHLAERLAQRGDEVVGLDNINDYYDQNVKYGRLAFSGIDRDAIEEGKLVTSTKYPNYRFIKLDLEDKAAIDALFAAEQFDAVCNLAAQAGVRYSLTNPDAYIKSNITGFINLLEACRHNKVGNLSYASSSSVYGLNERQPFSVHHNVDHPVSLYAASKKSNELMAHTYSHLFGIPTTGLRFFTVYGPWGRPDMALFLFTKAALEGRPIDVFNYGNMQRDFTYIDDIIEGVVRVIDNPAKSNPNWSGQNPDPGTSSAPYRVYNIGNNEPVRLLDFIEAIEKALGKTIEKNMLPIQPGDVPSTYADVTDLVEELGYRPATPVQEGINRFVAWYREFFNV, from the coding sequence GTGAAAATACTTGTTACCGGCACGGCCGGATTCATCGGCTTCCACCTTGCCGAACGCCTTGCTCAGAGAGGCGACGAAGTGGTCGGTCTCGACAACATCAACGACTATTACGACCAGAACGTCAAGTACGGACGGCTCGCATTCTCAGGCATAGACCGCGATGCCATCGAAGAGGGCAAACTCGTTACCTCGACAAAGTATCCGAACTACCGCTTTATCAAGCTCGATCTCGAAGACAAGGCCGCAATTGACGCGCTGTTCGCCGCCGAGCAGTTCGACGCAGTCTGCAACCTTGCGGCACAGGCCGGGGTGCGCTACTCGCTGACCAACCCCGACGCCTACATCAAGTCGAACATCACCGGCTTCATCAATCTGCTCGAAGCATGCCGCCACAACAAGGTCGGCAACCTCAGCTACGCATCGAGCTCGTCGGTGTACGGCCTGAACGAACGCCAGCCTTTTTCGGTGCACCACAATGTCGATCACCCGGTGAGCCTGTACGCGGCCAGCAAGAAGTCCAACGAGCTGATGGCGCACACCTACAGCCACCTGTTCGGCATCCCGACCACCGGCCTGCGCTTCTTCACGGTCTACGGGCCGTGGGGACGGCCAGACATGGCGCTGTTCCTGTTCACCAAAGCCGCGCTCGAAGGCCGCCCGATCGACGTCTTCAACTACGGCAATATGCAGCGCGACTTCACCTACATCGATGACATCATCGAAGGCGTGGTACGCGTTATCGACAATCCGGCCAAATCGAATCCAAACTGGAGTGGCCAGAACCCCGATCCCGGCACTTCGTCGGCCCCGTACCGCGTTTACAACATCGGCAACAACGAGCCGGTCAGGCTGTTGGATTTCATCGAGGCCATTGAAAAAGCGCTCGGCAAAACCATCGAAAAGAACATGCTGCCAATCCAGCCGGGCGACGTTCCCTCGACCTACGCCGACGTCACCGACCTGGTCGAAGAGCTTGGCTACAGACCTGCCACACCGGTTCAGGAGGGCATCAACCGCTTCGTTGCCTGGTACCGTGAATTCTTCAACGTCTGA
- a CDS encoding glycosyltransferase, translated as MNILFINSARTWGGTEKWTSMAAHALAESENTFLVYRREIVGERFTIPKFQLPCLSHVDPYTIMQVIRIIRQHRIDVVIPTKRKDYMIAGIASKVCGITNILRLGIDRTPTSFWFHRLMYGTLADGIIVNARRIKESLSKATWLDSDKIRVIYNGIDTTAIDRQFPDGLPDKPTGFTVCSMGILTRRKGFDFLMEGFARFLERSGAQDAELVIIGSGPEQAALEALADELGISGITRFTGFLRNPLSELARSHLFAMVSKNEGIANALLEGMYLGNAPVSTRAGGSEEAIDHGVNGYLLDYGDVETLADTLVELYQSPQLRETIARRARERVIKQFALERMSREVIDFCKSRQKR; from the coding sequence ATGAACATTCTCTTTATCAACTCGGCAAGAACCTGGGGAGGAACCGAGAAATGGACCTCCATGGCAGCTCATGCTCTTGCTGAAAGCGAGAATACTTTTCTGGTTTACCGCCGGGAAATCGTAGGAGAGCGCTTCACGATCCCGAAATTTCAACTGCCATGCCTGAGCCATGTCGATCCGTACACGATCATGCAGGTCATCAGAATCATCCGGCAACACCGCATCGATGTCGTCATCCCGACCAAACGCAAGGATTATATGATTGCCGGTATCGCATCGAAAGTGTGCGGCATCACGAACATCCTCCGACTCGGAATCGACCGGACGCCGACGAGCTTCTGGTTTCACCGGCTCATGTACGGCACCCTCGCGGATGGCATCATCGTGAACGCCCGCAGAATCAAGGAAAGTCTCTCAAAGGCGACCTGGCTTGATTCCGACAAAATCAGAGTCATCTACAACGGAATCGATACAACCGCTATCGACCGACAGTTCCCGGACGGACTGCCCGACAAACCGACAGGATTCACGGTGTGCTCGATGGGCATTCTGACCCGGCGCAAGGGATTTGATTTTCTGATGGAGGGCTTTGCGCGATTCCTTGAACGTTCCGGAGCACAGGACGCGGAGCTCGTCATCATCGGCAGCGGGCCTGAACAGGCCGCCCTCGAAGCCCTTGCCGACGAACTCGGCATTTCCGGCATCACCAGATTCACGGGATTTCTCCGCAATCCCCTGTCCGAGCTGGCCCGCAGCCATCTGTTCGCGATGGTCTCGAAAAACGAGGGCATTGCCAACGCGCTGCTCGAAGGCATGTACCTCGGCAACGCCCCGGTCAGCACCAGAGCCGGCGGTTCAGAAGAAGCCATCGATCACGGCGTCAACGGCTATCTGCTCGACTACGGAGACGTCGAGACACTGGCCGACACCCTTGTAGAGCTGTATCAATCACCGCAGCTCCGGGAAACCATCGCACGGCGGGCCAGAGAACGGGTCATCAAGCAGTTTGCATTGGAGCGGATGAGCCGTGAAGTCATCGATTTCTGCAAGTCGCGACAAAAAAGGTAA
- a CDS encoding glycosyltransferase yields the protein MNFLFLNSARRGWGGNEKWTKMAAEALGARHEVMLAYRDPAIGDRIDVEKVRLPFRWEFDPTTLSSLVRLVRQKKIDILIPTKRKDYVIAGLVCRLTGATNILRLGIDRPPKNTWIQRLIFGTLTDGVIINAEKIRQTLAQSSWFDTGKVRVIYNGVDRERLELDSGNPYEKPFPFTIGAAGALIPRKGFDFLIRAFARFTSGNQSATDSGLVIAGAGPERDSLEKLATDLGVANRVRFTGHLNNPYPMMRACNLFVSASQSEGLANVLLESMALRCVPISTLSGGADELIEDGKNGFLVQYGDEEQLAGIFDKLYRNRDQADVLAANAQRTIMKRFSIERMRTDLLKFCSETLDRKKAS from the coding sequence ATGAATTTTCTCTTTCTTAATTCCGCGCGCCGTGGATGGGGCGGCAATGAAAAGTGGACCAAAATGGCTGCAGAAGCCCTTGGCGCCAGGCATGAGGTCATGCTCGCGTACCGCGATCCGGCAATAGGTGATCGAATTGACGTTGAAAAAGTCCGCCTCCCTTTCCGCTGGGAGTTCGATCCGACCACACTTTCCAGCCTGGTCAGGCTCGTCCGTCAAAAGAAGATCGATATCCTGATTCCGACCAAACGTAAGGATTACGTGATTGCCGGTCTTGTCTGCCGCCTTACCGGAGCAACCAACATCCTCCGGCTCGGTATTGACCGCCCACCAAAAAACACCTGGATTCAGCGGCTGATCTTCGGTACGCTGACGGATGGCGTCATCATCAATGCAGAAAAAATTCGCCAGACACTTGCCCAATCCTCATGGTTCGACACCGGCAAGGTACGGGTGATCTACAATGGAGTCGACAGGGAACGACTGGAACTGGACTCCGGCAATCCTTATGAAAAGCCCTTTCCATTCACGATCGGCGCTGCCGGGGCGCTCATCCCGCGCAAAGGATTCGACTTCCTCATTCGCGCGTTCGCCCGATTTACCAGTGGCAACCAAAGTGCGACCGACAGCGGGCTCGTCATTGCAGGAGCGGGGCCAGAGCGGGATTCACTCGAAAAGCTCGCTACCGATCTCGGAGTTGCTAACCGGGTGCGTTTTACCGGACATCTCAACAACCCCTACCCCATGATGCGCGCCTGCAATCTGTTTGTCTCGGCCTCGCAATCGGAAGGCTTGGCGAATGTGCTGCTCGAAAGCATGGCGCTCCGTTGCGTCCCTATCAGCACTCTCTCAGGTGGGGCCGATGAGCTGATCGAGGATGGAAAAAACGGCTTTCTCGTGCAGTACGGTGACGAAGAGCAGCTCGCGGGAATCTTCGACAAATTGTACAGGAACCGCGATCAGGCCGATGTTCTTGCCGCGAATGCACAGCGGACGATTATGAAGCGCTTCTCCATTGAACGGATGCGCACCGACTTGCTAAAATTCTGCTCGGAAACCCTCGATCGAAAAAAAGCCTCATGA
- a CDS encoding glycosyltransferase produces the protein MNVLFINSIGKDKFGGGEKWMVNAAKGLTERGHNVVMASRKNSRLLKYAAEKGVQTKVMTIRGDISPLATLKIASWMKQHETDVLICNLNKDVRVAGLAARLVGRPVVLARHGMLLCSRKWKHKLTLTRLTDGIITNSQTIRKAYAEYGWFSENFVKVIYNGLIIPEKVTAFDFASRFPGKKIIYSAGRLSKQKGFEYLIEAAAILKRKRNDLVFAISGEGKLESELSNQIRTLGLEDSFVLLGFTPDIYPCLKGCDLFVLASLFEGMPNVVMEAMAMQKPVIATDVNGARELMGASAESLRCDTGLIIPPKEPQAIAEAIEKLIDNPEAAEACGKAGHERVKNNFTMQAMVNNLEEHLRNKIAEKRSTGQETKTDPAS, from the coding sequence ATGAACGTACTCTTCATCAACTCCATCGGCAAAGACAAATTCGGCGGTGGTGAAAAGTGGATGGTCAATGCCGCAAAAGGGCTGACTGAGCGGGGGCATAACGTCGTAATGGCCAGCAGGAAAAACTCCCGCCTCCTGAAATATGCGGCTGAAAAGGGCGTTCAGACCAAAGTCATGACTATCCGGGGCGACATCAGCCCTTTGGCGACGCTGAAAATCGCCTCGTGGATGAAGCAACACGAAACGGATGTGCTGATCTGCAACCTCAACAAGGATGTCCGCGTGGCTGGCCTTGCCGCCCGTCTCGTCGGCAGACCGGTGGTGCTGGCGCGCCACGGCATGCTGCTGTGCAGCCGGAAATGGAAACACAAGCTCACCCTCACCAGACTGACCGACGGCATCATCACCAACAGCCAGACCATCAGAAAAGCCTATGCTGAGTATGGCTGGTTCAGCGAAAACTTCGTCAAGGTGATCTACAACGGCCTGATTATTCCCGAAAAGGTCACAGCATTCGATTTCGCCTCGCGCTTCCCCGGCAAAAAGATCATCTACAGCGCCGGACGCCTCTCCAAACAGAAAGGGTTCGAGTACCTGATTGAAGCGGCCGCCATCCTGAAACGCAAACGCAACGACCTCGTGTTCGCCATCTCGGGTGAAGGCAAACTTGAAAGCGAACTGAGCAACCAGATCAGGACGCTCGGTCTCGAAGACAGCTTCGTCTTACTCGGCTTCACGCCCGACATTTACCCGTGCCTGAAAGGGTGCGACCTGTTCGTGCTGGCCTCGCTGTTCGAAGGCATGCCCAACGTGGTCATGGAGGCGATGGCCATGCAGAAACCGGTCATAGCGACCGACGTGAACGGCGCACGCGAACTGATGGGAGCAAGCGCGGAAAGCCTGCGCTGCGACACGGGCCTCATCATCCCGCCGAAAGAGCCGCAAGCCATCGCCGAAGCCATCGAAAAGCTGATCGACAATCCTGAAGCTGCCGAAGCCTGCGGAAAGGCGGGCCATGAACGAGTGAAAAACAACTTCACCATGCAGGCGATGGTCAACAATCTCGAAGAGCACCTGCGCAACAAAATCGCTGAAAAACGCAGCACAGGTCAAGAGACAAAAACAGATCCTGCTTCGTAA